The window AGCTTCAGACCAGTCAAAGAATTGTTTCAAGAATGGGGCTGAAAACGTCTACATCTACCTTACAAGATGAAGTTAAGTATCTCTGTGAAGAGCTTGAAAAATCTTTGAAGGTAACATGTCTGTCTCCTCTGTTGCTTCCTCCTTCTCTGTTATGTTTCTTTTCCAAGTTTcaacatctcttacttgtttTTCTAGGGTACTGCTGAAGAGGGAACAACACAGAAGCTATTTGAGGGTCACTGCAGAAAGGCACCTGATGACAACTACACAAGAAAAGAATCCTTCTCTAGTACGTAGTTTAAACCAAAGGTCCCATCCtatcttttgtcttttattaACAAAGCCAGAgctatttttcttcttgaagGTCTCGGGCTTGATGTCACAAACTGCAAGGATGTGTATgcttcttttgacaaaaaatgcAATGTACATTTCTGTGCCCTTTCTTTCAGTTTCTGGATGGTACTTGTTATAGCTAAGGATTAAGACGCTTCACaaagatgttttgtttattgtttcagGGTGATATTGAAAGTGGTGTTTTGTTCACAGAATTTCCTCCagttcttcaacttcatctttCGAGGTTTCAAAATGATCATGGGAAGGttagtatttttgaaatatgtTTGACTCCATGGGTTATACGAAAGCTACAAACAGATTTAGGCGAGAGTGTAAAGAGTAATCTGCATCATGATGCAGTAGCAGTGTTTGTCTTTGTTTAGCTACATGAACATTGTATGGCAGCTGATGTATTTTTTCATTACAGATAAATGCTCGGTACGAGTATCCCTTAGAACTGGATCTTGATAAGGAGAACGGTAAATATCTGTCCACTGATGCTGACAGGAGCATCCGGAATCTATACACTCTTCACAGGTTAGTGGTTAATTAGTTATCCGTCTTTACTTTTGTGCTTTGTGCTTCACAATTCGATTGACAAGAGACTGATTTCACTTGACAGTGTCATTGTCCACAACGGAGATGGACATCACTTTGCTCTCATTAGGCCCAGACTGTCAGATTTGTGGTAAGCTCTGTAGTTTTTGTTATCATTGTCCACAAAGAGccattaattttctttttagaacATTGTACCAGCGACTAGATGTTTTTTATAAGGCACTAAATGAGCATAATGAGAGACAAATGGCATAAAGGTTTCTTTATACAAATCGTTTCATGGACGTtgcagaacaagaagaaaatttggttttttattgGTGATCTTGTTTGACTTTGCCATCCACCTAAGGCAAGAAGGTTCATAGATCTTATTCGTATATATGTTGATGTATTGATGCTGTTCTTTCAGGCTCAAGTACGACAACGAAGTTGTGAAAATAGTTGACGTCAGAAGGGCTTTGGACGAACAATATGGTGGAGATGAAGAGGTAGATTCTATATTTGTGGGTTTTAGCCTATAACTCTTAAACGCTTTATCTGTCTGTCTGTCTCCTACTGCAGTTTCCTCCTTTCACCTTTACAAAAGGCTCGAACGCAATTATGCTTGTATATGTCCGGAAAAGTGAGAaggacaaaatatttttcacaatGGACGATGAAGAGATACCTGAACATGTAAGACTGAGGAATTATGGTTGAACATGTAACACGTACTTGaactaattgagttttttttttgtcttttctcaCAGGCAAGGCCGAAGAAAGCAGCAAGGCTGAAGAAAGCAGAAGAAATAGAAGACAATCAAACCGACAGCTTTGTCATAATCAAGGTTAATATTTAATCACGGTgatttgatataattaattGTCTTCTCTTAATCTAACTCGTTTCATCATCTAAGGTCGCAAGAGTTCAGGACGAACAAACTGGGACAGGTCTTGTTGATTTTGACAAAGTTCTTAGTTTCAGAATCAAGAA is drawn from Camelina sativa cultivar DH55 chromosome 1, Cs, whole genome shotgun sequence and contains these coding sequences:
- the LOC104775456 gene encoding ubiquitin carboxyl-terminal hydrolase 13-like — protein: MGLKTSTSTLQDEVKYLCEELEKSLKGTAEEGTTQKLFEGHCRKAPDDNYTRKESFSSLGLDVTNCKDVYASFDKKCNGDIESGVLFTEFPPVLQLHLSRFQNDHGKINARYEYPLELDLDKENGKYLSTDADRSIRNLYTLHSVIVHNGDGHHFALIRPRLSDLWLKYDNEVVKIVDVRRALDEQYGGDEEFPPFTFTKGSNAIMLVYVRKSEKDKIFFTMDDEEIPEHARPKKAARLKKAEEIEDNQTDSFVIIKVARVQDEQTGTGLVDFDKVLSFRIKKLSSFYKFLEIVSEHYGVPTHRIRFYKSQACPIMPKKESDTVLQMVGDSPEVRLLLQFDKSPLCATCPCPGVGVFHVFDIEDWPRKSTM